A stretch of Xenopus laevis strain J_2021 chromosome 8S, Xenopus_laevis_v10.1, whole genome shotgun sequence DNA encodes these proteins:
- the LOC121397783 gene encoding uncharacterized protein LOC121397783, giving the protein MDQPGSGKGSQPKGPSLHVSTELQKGEPTLSRKAASATDPVASADPQPSGAPQLDALVSIIKQAVVQGMQEATASTSGVQRKAKTVRDLPYESLSDVSDEELYSPGEAHSELSEEGEVFSEEEITFDPTAIENLVKAVRKTLCLSEELPKSSSADKFFPSVRKRQVTFPVHDSIKEISSEWKRTEKKFVVQGKFAKKYPVEEFFSKLWDNPPKVDAAVVRLARKTTLPVDDAAAFRDPMEKRIETNLKKTFIAAGATCRPAVAMTSTSRAMKVWLNNLKDAISSNVKRSGLREMLSELKLAVDFMTDTSLDLVHLASRTMALSVSSRRALWLKPWLADSASKVNLCQLPFEGEMLFGEKLDSIIKKASGGKSVFLPQEKRFRRQGGRPSSPINRSFRGSRQPRYGRTAGRQTKWKSTRGESRPPNRRSSTFSSSHTEKKQ; this is encoded by the exons ATGGATCAGCCTGGCTCTGGAAAAGGATCTCAGCCCAAAGGTCCTAG CCTACATGTGtcaactgaattgcagaaaggggaGCCTACTCTTTCAAGGAAAGCGGCTTCAGCTACGGACCCAGTAGCGTCTGCAGACCCTCAGCCTTCAGGAGCCCCACAATTGGATGCTCTGGTCTCCATCATCAAGCAAGCTGTGGTTCAAGGCATGCAAGAGGCTACTGCTTCTACCTCTGGGGTACAGAGGAAAGCTAAGACGGTCAGAGATTTGCCATATGAGTCTCTATCGGATGTGTCAGATGAGGAATTGTATTCTCCTGGGGAGGCACATTCTGAACTCTCAGAGGAAGGAGAAGTGTTTTCTGAGGAAGAAATTACATTTGACCCTACAGCGATAGAGAATCTGGTAAAGGCAGTAAGGAAGACGCTGTGTCTTTCGGAAGAGCTACCCAAGTCTAGTTCAGCAGATAAGTTCTTCCCATCGGTCAGGAAAAGACAGGTGACTTTCCCGGTACATGATTCGATTAAGGAAATCAGCTCTGAGtggaagagaacagagaaaaagtttgttGTCCAGGGGAAGTTTGCAAAAAAGTATCCGGTGGAGGAGTTTTTTTCTAAGTTGTGGGACAATCCGCCTAAAGTCGATGCTGCAGTGGTAAGGTTGGCAAGAAAGACgacgctgccagtggatgatgcagcagCTTTCCGTGATCCAATGGAGAAACGGATTGAAACGAATCTCAAGAAGACGTTTATAGCGGCAGGAGCAACTTGTAGACCGGCAGTAGCTATGACCTCCACATCAAGAGCTATGAAGGTGTGGTTAAATAACCTGAAAGATGCCATTTCGTCTAATGTCAAAAGATCAGGGTTACGTGAAATGTTGTCCGAATTGAAGCTAGCGGTGGATTTCATGACAGATACCTCTCTAGATCTGGTACATCTAGCTTCAAGAACTATGGCACTTTCGGTGTCCTCGAGAAGGGCTTTGTGGCTGAAGCCGTGGCTGGCGGATTCAGCCTCTAAGGTGAACTTATGTCAGTTGCCATTTGAGGGGGAGATGCTCTTCGGTGAGAAACTCGATTCTATCATTAAGAAGGCTTCCGGGGGCAAGAGTGTATTTTTGCCGCAGGAAAAGAGATTCAGACGTCAAGGGGGTAGGCCTAGTTCCCCCATTAACAGGTCCTTTCGAGGTTCAAGACAGCCTAGATATGGAAGGACTGCCGGAAGACAGACGAAGTGGAAGTCCACAAGGGGGGAAAGTAGGCCTCCCAATAGGAGAAGTTCTACTTTCAGCTCAAGCCATACAGAGAAGAAgcaatga